One Mesorhizobium sp. J428 DNA segment encodes these proteins:
- a CDS encoding TRAP transporter small permease subunit, translating into MKSFFMWIDAMLRRLSLLGFIVASALLLIVGIMGAADVVSTNIFMKPIPGMVELSGAILGVIVFLGLAEAQARGANIMIDVSTQKMSPRMLRISTIFSLGLGVIFMVMMAWLTTRLAISAWTYREVALGALAFPMTPFKAVAAFGAWLAAAEFIRQFVRTIFVGVEIREVKSDV; encoded by the coding sequence ATGAAATCCTTCTTCATGTGGATCGACGCAATGCTGCGTCGACTGTCGCTCCTCGGCTTTATCGTCGCCTCGGCACTGCTGCTCATCGTCGGCATCATGGGCGCGGCCGATGTTGTTTCGACGAACATCTTCATGAAGCCGATCCCCGGCATGGTGGAACTATCCGGCGCGATTCTCGGCGTCATCGTCTTCCTCGGGCTGGCCGAAGCCCAAGCGCGCGGCGCCAACATCATGATCGACGTTTCGACCCAGAAGATGAGCCCGCGCATGCTGCGCATCTCGACGATCTTCTCGCTCGGGCTCGGCGTGATCTTCATGGTCATGATGGCCTGGCTCACCACGCGGCTGGCGATCTCCGCCTGGACCTATCGCGAGGTGGCGCTCGGGGCACTCGCTTTCCCGATGACCCCATTCAAGGCCGTCGCGGCCTTCGGAGCGTGGCTCGCGGCCGCAGAATTCATCCGTCAGTTCGTGCGCACCATCTTCGTGGGCGTCGAGATCCGGGAAGTGAAATCCGATGTTTGA
- a CDS encoding TRAP transporter large permease, producing the protein MFDPLTLGLLAIVLMLVLALLGAPVGIAMGIVGVAGLWMTGGSAFALNTMMNLPFSMASDYAFIVIPMFVLMGAIASSSGITQELFGFSNLLLRSRKGALYQATILASAGFAAISGSTLVNAALFTRIALGEMIKLGYDKAFAAGAIAAAGTIAALIPPSIAFIIYGLLTGESVAELLIAGIVPGILTTVAYMVGVSFMVRTKPHLAPEPQPRASAAEIGKSFLNLWATFLLAGVVIGGIYLGFTTPSGAAALGAIGALVISLARRRVTGESLADNLRAAAAITAALFMVIIGGLIYSRFFLVAGTVTASTDLLKSFELSPMMFMLLLVVIFVVLGTFMDALAMQVMTLPFVYPLVLAHGFDGVWFGVIMVKLVELAVLSPPVGMNLFAVIGASEGKVSLHDIHRGIVPFIIIELIVLAILIAFPDLSLWLPRQMFN; encoded by the coding sequence ATGTTTGATCCCCTGACACTCGGCCTCCTCGCCATCGTGCTCATGCTGGTGCTGGCGCTGCTCGGCGCCCCGGTGGGCATCGCCATGGGCATCGTCGGCGTGGCCGGTCTGTGGATGACCGGCGGCTCTGCATTTGCGCTGAACACCATGATGAACCTGCCGTTCTCTATGGCCTCCGACTATGCCTTCATCGTCATCCCGATGTTCGTGCTGATGGGTGCGATCGCTTCGTCCTCAGGCATCACCCAGGAACTGTTCGGCTTCTCCAATCTGCTGCTACGCTCGCGCAAGGGCGCGCTCTACCAGGCGACGATCTTGGCCTCCGCGGGTTTTGCGGCGATCTCGGGCTCGACGCTGGTCAACGCCGCGCTATTCACCCGCATCGCGCTCGGTGAGATGATCAAGCTTGGCTACGACAAGGCGTTCGCGGCCGGCGCCATCGCCGCCGCCGGAACCATTGCCGCGCTCATCCCGCCGTCGATCGCATTCATCATCTACGGACTGCTGACCGGCGAATCCGTCGCCGAGCTTTTGATTGCGGGCATCGTTCCCGGCATCCTGACGACGGTCGCCTACATGGTCGGCGTATCGTTCATGGTTCGCACGAAGCCGCATCTCGCCCCCGAGCCGCAGCCCAGAGCCTCGGCCGCCGAGATCGGCAAGAGCTTCCTGAACCTGTGGGCGACCTTCCTGCTGGCGGGCGTCGTCATCGGTGGCATCTATCTCGGCTTTACGACGCCATCGGGCGCGGCCGCGCTGGGCGCCATCGGCGCACTGGTGATCTCCCTGGCGCGTCGTCGCGTGACGGGTGAAAGCCTTGCCGACAACCTGCGCGCGGCCGCCGCGATCACGGCGGCCCTGTTCATGGTCATCATCGGCGGGCTGATCTACTCCCGCTTCTTCCTCGTGGCGGGCACGGTGACGGCGTCGACCGATCTTCTGAAGTCGTTCGAACTGTCCCCGATGATGTTCATGCTGCTTCTGGTCGTCATCTTCGTCGTTCTAGGCACCTTCATGGACGCGCTTGCCATGCAGGTGATGACCCTGCCCTTCGTCTATCCGCTGGTGCTGGCGCACGGCTTCGACGGCGTCTGGTTTGGCGTCATCATGGTCAAGCTCGTGGAGCTCGCGGTTCTCAGCCCGCCCGTGGGAATGAACCTATTCGCTGTCATTGGCGCGTCCGAAGGCAAGGTGAGCCTGCACGACATTCACCGGGGCATCGTGCCGTTCATCATCATCGAACTCATCGTGCTGGCTATCCTGATCGCCTTCCCTGACCTGTCGCTCTGGCTGCCTCGCCAGATGTTCAACTGA
- a CDS encoding NAD(P)-dependent oxidoreductase, giving the protein MTANTRIGFIGLGAMGEPMAARLTAAGFALSVNDADAARTSRVAVETGATAAASPAELAANSDILVTMLPSSAIVSAVLEGPSGAFAGLARGSLIVDMSSGVPEMTHALSEAAAAKGIAMIDAPVSGGVSRAKTGDLAIMAGGDAAAIDRAEPVLKAMGSSIIRTGPIGSAHAMKALNNLVSAGGFLIGIEALLIGQRFGLDPALMVDVLNVSTGMNNSTQKKFKQFVLSRKFDAGFGLDLMVKDLGIALGVANATATPAPFSGLCRDVWAGAQKYLGPGQDHTAVAKFSELIAGSTLGEDDR; this is encoded by the coding sequence ATGACTGCCAACACCCGCATCGGTTTTATCGGCCTCGGCGCCATGGGCGAACCCATGGCTGCACGGCTCACTGCCGCCGGCTTCGCGCTCTCCGTCAACGATGCCGACGCAGCGCGAACCTCTCGCGTTGCTGTGGAAACCGGCGCGACGGCGGCGGCCTCGCCGGCAGAACTGGCGGCGAATTCCGACATCCTCGTCACCATGCTGCCGTCGAGCGCAATCGTCTCGGCGGTGCTCGAAGGACCATCGGGCGCATTTGCCGGACTGGCGAGGGGCAGCCTGATCGTCGACATGTCGAGCGGTGTCCCGGAGATGACCCATGCTCTGTCGGAGGCGGCCGCAGCGAAGGGCATCGCCATGATCGACGCCCCGGTATCGGGCGGCGTGTCTCGCGCCAAGACGGGCGACCTGGCGATCATGGCCGGCGGCGACGCCGCGGCGATCGACCGTGCCGAGCCGGTGCTCAAGGCAATGGGAAGCTCGATCATCCGCACCGGCCCGATCGGCAGCGCGCATGCGATGAAGGCGCTGAACAACCTCGTCAGCGCCGGCGGCTTCCTGATCGGCATCGAAGCGCTGCTCATCGGCCAGCGCTTCGGCCTCGACCCGGCACTGATGGTCGACGTGCTCAACGTCTCGACCGGCATGAACAACTCGACCCAGAAGAAATTCAAGCAGTTCGTGCTGTCGCGCAAGTTCGACGCCGGTTTCGGTCTCGACCTGATGGTCAAGGATCTCGGCATTGCGCTTGGCGTCGCCAATGCCACCGCCACCCCCGCCCCCTTCTCCGGCCTCTGCCGCGACGTCTGGGCCGGTGCGCAGAAATATCTCGGACCGGGCCAGGATCACACGGCGGTCGCGAAGTTCAGCGAGCTGATCGCCGGCTCGACGCTCGGCGAAGACGATCGATGA
- a CDS encoding SDR family oxidoreductase: protein MNTAPLAGQTVAVFGGSSGIGLATAEAAHALGAKVTIASRTEARLREAASRIGGAQIAALDIREADAVRRFFGEREPFHHVVVSAAELAVGPLRKRSLAEERAAFESKFWGAANVAHAARIRSDGSLTLVSGMIGVRPTGGATILSAINAAIDALAKALATEMAPVRVNCVSPGRIETPWWDFLPADERQALFDRTAAGLPLKRIGRPQEIAAQIVHLMQNGFMTGSVVLVDGGGAL, encoded by the coding sequence ATGAACACTGCGCCGCTCGCGGGACAGACGGTCGCGGTGTTCGGCGGCTCCTCGGGCATCGGTCTCGCCACCGCTGAGGCCGCTCACGCGCTCGGCGCCAAGGTGACGATCGCTTCGAGAACGGAAGCAAGGCTGCGCGAAGCCGCATCGCGGATCGGCGGCGCGCAGATCGCCGCGCTGGACATCCGCGAAGCCGACGCGGTCCGCCGCTTCTTCGGTGAGCGCGAGCCTTTCCATCATGTCGTGGTATCGGCGGCGGAGCTCGCGGTCGGCCCGCTGCGCAAGCGCAGCCTTGCGGAGGAACGTGCGGCATTCGAAAGCAAGTTCTGGGGCGCGGCGAACGTGGCGCATGCGGCGCGCATCCGCAGCGACGGCAGCCTGACGCTCGTTTCCGGCATGATCGGGGTGCGGCCAACGGGCGGCGCCACCATTCTCAGCGCCATCAACGCCGCCATCGACGCGCTGGCGAAGGCGCTGGCTACCGAGATGGCGCCTGTGAGGGTCAACTGCGTTTCTCCGGGCCGGATCGAGACGCCGTGGTGGGATTTCCTGCCGGCGGACGAGCGCCAGGCGCTGTTCGACCGCACTGCCGCGGGCCTTCCCCTGAAGCGGATAGGTCGCCCGCAGGAAATCGCGGCGCAGATCGTCCACCTGATGCAGAACGGCTTCATGACCGGCAGCGTCGTCCTGGTCGACGGCGGCGGCGCCCTGTAA
- a CDS encoding enoyl-CoA hydratase-related protein — protein MSDIDLSIAGPVAHITLNRPETLNALRRQTFEELTDAIATLAADRSVRAMVLTGSGRAFCSGADLSDPMMGNHLPLEERPAACAAVLDTLMNRTIRAIRNAPFPTVAAVNGVAAGGGAGLALAADIVVAGKSGRFVQTFTPKLALVPDLGSTWHLARHLGRARALGLVLSGEVLDGERAAALGLIWKCVPDEELAAEAGRIAEQLAAGPNTAQLAARRLVDAAFDNDFDQQLDLERDAQASLAATEHVQEAMLAFKEKRAARFPDR, from the coding sequence ATGTCCGATATCGACCTCAGCATTGCCGGACCGGTTGCTCATATCACGCTCAACCGTCCGGAGACGCTGAATGCGCTCCGCCGCCAGACATTCGAGGAACTGACCGATGCAATCGCCACGCTCGCGGCGGACCGGAGCGTGCGCGCGATGGTGCTCACAGGGTCAGGTCGTGCCTTCTGCTCGGGTGCGGATCTCTCCGATCCGATGATGGGGAACCACCTGCCTCTCGAGGAACGGCCTGCCGCCTGCGCCGCGGTGCTCGATACGCTCATGAACCGCACTATTCGCGCGATCCGCAACGCACCGTTCCCGACGGTCGCGGCGGTCAATGGCGTCGCCGCCGGCGGCGGCGCGGGCCTGGCGCTCGCGGCGGACATCGTCGTGGCCGGGAAGTCTGGGCGTTTCGTCCAGACCTTCACGCCGAAGCTTGCCCTGGTGCCCGATCTTGGCTCGACCTGGCACCTCGCGCGTCATCTCGGTCGTGCGCGCGCCCTGGGCCTGGTGCTGTCCGGCGAGGTGCTGGATGGCGAACGGGCCGCTGCGCTCGGTCTGATCTGGAAATGCGTCCCTGACGAGGAGCTTGCCGCCGAAGCGGGCCGTATCGCCGAACAACTGGCCGCCGGACCGAACACGGCACAGCTTGCCGCGCGCCGGCTTGTCGATGCGGCATTCGACAACGACTTCGATCAGCAACTCGATCTTGAACGCGATGCCCAAGCCAGCCTCGCAGCCACCGAGCACGTCCAGGAGGCGATGCTCGCCTTCAAGGAAAAGCGCGCGGCCCGGTTCCCCGACAGATAG
- the hpaR gene encoding homoprotocatechuate degradation operon regulator HpaR, whose protein sequence is MSLLLAREAVMQRFRTSLHLFNITEQQWRVLRALSSINEIEVTALAKVTYLLTPSLSRILKDIESRGYIIRRPAPDDMRRALISISPQGLTLIDAVAPYSEGIYGEIYNAFGKERMDLLQQLLKELTETLNALPPITYTGAELSPELAAIAFGKSRRRQPVQEIEE, encoded by the coding sequence ATGTCGCTGCTTCTGGCGCGCGAAGCGGTGATGCAGCGGTTCCGTACTTCGCTTCACCTCTTCAATATCACCGAACAGCAGTGGCGTGTGCTGCGCGCCCTGAGTTCCATCAACGAGATCGAGGTCACGGCGCTGGCCAAGGTCACGTACCTTCTGACGCCTTCGCTGTCGCGTATCCTCAAGGATATAGAGTCGCGCGGCTATATCATCCGCCGTCCCGCCCCGGATGACATGCGCCGCGCGCTGATCTCGATCAGTCCCCAGGGACTCACCCTGATCGATGCGGTCGCACCGTATTCGGAAGGGATCTACGGGGAGATCTACAACGCCTTCGGCAAGGAACGCATGGATTTGCTCCAGCAGCTCCTCAAGGAACTGACGGAGACGTTGAACGCGCTGCCTCCCATTACCTACACCGGCGCGGAACTGAGCCCGGAACTCGCCGCCATCGCCTTCGGGAAGTCGCGCCGGCGCCAGCCGGTGCAGGAAATCGAGGAGTAG
- a CDS encoding ABC transporter permease: MASRAVHGTEMRLSTIGQQAAVLAVVLVAWHFASGTLIPAFYISDPLSISRVIVDWFASGSVWIHIGSTMLTLFLGYALGASLGIVCGLILGLSPRIERLLSPFIAALYGLPKVALLPLLVILFGIGLLSKVVLVASVVFFLLLYATLGGMADVDRDTMDGLRLMGATEGEIVRKVRLPAILPWIYTGFRTSIGYALTTTVVSEALSSNRGLGFLIEHAAVQFNAAGVFAAVVVLLVLSSVIMVPLGMLENRMKPTKL; encoded by the coding sequence TTGGCAAGTAGGGCTGTTCACGGGACAGAGATGCGGCTGTCGACGATCGGCCAGCAGGCGGCCGTCCTCGCGGTCGTGCTGGTCGCATGGCACTTCGCCTCGGGCACGCTGATCCCTGCCTTCTACATCAGCGATCCGCTCAGCATCTCCAGGGTCATCGTCGACTGGTTCGCGAGCGGGTCGGTCTGGATCCACATCGGCTCGACGATGCTGACGCTCTTCCTGGGCTACGCGCTCGGCGCGTCGCTGGGGATCGTCTGCGGGCTAATTCTGGGCCTTTCGCCGCGCATCGAACGGCTTTTGTCGCCGTTCATAGCGGCGCTCTACGGTCTGCCTAAGGTGGCGCTCCTGCCGCTGCTTGTCATCCTTTTCGGCATCGGCCTCCTGTCGAAGGTCGTGCTGGTGGCTTCGGTCGTGTTTTTCCTCCTCCTCTACGCCACGCTCGGCGGCATGGCCGACGTGGACCGGGACACGATGGACGGGCTGAGGCTGATGGGGGCCACGGAAGGCGAGATCGTGCGCAAGGTGCGGCTGCCCGCCATCCTTCCTTGGATCTATACCGGATTCCGCACCTCGATAGGCTATGCGCTCACCACCACCGTGGTGTCCGAGGCACTCTCCTCCAATCGGGGATTGGGCTTCCTGATCGAACACGCCGCAGTCCAGTTCAACGCCGCCGGCGTGTTTGCGGCCGTCGTCGTTCTCCTCGTCCTGAGTTCGGTCATCATGGTTCCCCTCGGCATGCTGGAGAACCGCATGAAGCCGACGAAGCTTTGA
- a CDS encoding ABC transporter ATP-binding protein encodes MTDTRGLAPAGRQLAEKISLRDVVVEFASRDMRVRAVDGIDIEVPSQSFTALVGPSGCGKSTVLNMVAGLLKPTEGVVTYDGKPVSGPNVRVGYMTQKDTLLPWRTVEDNVGIAFELACRRIPKAEQVDRVREIIELVGLKGFERHYPSELSGGMRKRAAFARMLIYEPETLLLDEPFGALDAQLRLIMQQELLRLVERRRMTVILVTHDLEEAIAMADRVLVFTSRPGRIRATRTIPFERPRDPVNLRFRPEFGKLYEDLWNELKDEVALGTETGLGK; translated from the coding sequence ATGACTGATACGCGCGGGCTCGCGCCCGCCGGACGCCAGCTGGCCGAGAAGATCAGCCTCAGGGACGTGGTCGTGGAGTTCGCTTCGCGCGACATGCGCGTGCGGGCCGTCGACGGCATCGACATTGAGGTGCCGTCGCAGTCCTTCACGGCGCTCGTCGGGCCAAGCGGCTGCGGCAAGTCGACGGTGCTCAACATGGTTGCGGGTCTTCTCAAGCCGACCGAAGGCGTCGTCACCTATGACGGCAAGCCGGTGAGCGGCCCGAACGTGCGGGTCGGCTACATGACCCAGAAGGATACGCTGCTGCCCTGGCGCACGGTCGAGGACAATGTTGGCATTGCCTTCGAGCTTGCCTGCCGCCGTATTCCCAAGGCCGAGCAGGTCGACCGGGTGCGCGAGATCATCGAACTCGTCGGGCTCAAGGGCTTCGAGCGTCACTATCCGTCGGAACTGTCTGGCGGCATGCGAAAGCGCGCCGCTTTCGCACGCATGCTGATCTACGAGCCGGAGACGCTGCTTCTCGATGAACCTTTCGGAGCGCTCGACGCCCAGCTCAGGCTGATCATGCAACAGGAACTGCTGCGCCTCGTCGAGCGCCGTCGCATGACGGTCATCCTGGTCACGCATGACCTGGAGGAGGCGATCGCCATGGCAGACCGGGTGCTGGTATTCACCTCACGCCCCGGTCGGATCAGGGCTACGCGGACGATTCCGTTCGAGCGACCACGCGATCCGGTGAACCTGCGCTTCAGGCCCGAATTCGGAAAGCTCTACGAGGACCTCTGGAACGAGCTCAAGGACGAGGTCGCGCTCGGGACGGAGACCGGCCTTGGCAAGTAG